Proteins encoded in a region of the Diospyros lotus cultivar Yz01 chromosome 9, ASM1463336v1, whole genome shotgun sequence genome:
- the LOC127810607 gene encoding peptidyl-prolyl cis-trans isomerase FKBP16-3, chloroplastic isoform X2, producing the protein MRLGWDSVFLASSLICLMLKELDCLQKKSQDYVMILVRKSLKMYGSSAAYYLLSFRQLALHAMRSKFQVPMVTTESGLQYKDIKVGQGPTPPVGFQVAANYVAMVPSGQIFDSSLEKGLPYLFRVGSGQVIKGLDEGILGMKIGGKRRLYIPGPLAFPKGLTSAPGRPRVPPSSPVIFDVSLEYIPGLESDEE; encoded by the exons ATGCGATTGGGTTGGGATTCGGTGTTTCTAGCCTCTTCATTAATTTGTTTGATGCTGAAGGAGCTGGATTGCCTCCAGAAGAAAAGCCAAGACTATGTGATGATACTTGTGAGAAAGAGCTTGAAAATGTATG GATCTTCAGCAGCATATTACTTACTCTCTTTTAGACAACTGGCCCTTCATGCCATGCGCTCCAAATTCCAG GTACCAATGGTGACTACAGAATCTGGATTGCAGTACAAGGATATTAAAGTTGGTCAAGGCCCGACTCCCCCAGTTGGTTTTCAG GTAGCTGCAAATTATGTTGCCATGGTTCCATCTGGACAAATATTTGATAG TTCACTGGAGAAAGGTCTGCCTTATCTCTTCCGTGTTGGCTCTGGTCAG GTGATCAAGGGACTTGATGAAGGGATACTGGGCATGAAAATTGGAGGAAAACGCCGACTCTACATTCCTGGGCCA TTGGCATTCCCAAAAGGGCTTACTTCAGCTCCCGGACGACCAAGAGTGCCTCCCAGCAGCCCAGTTATTTTCGATGTGAGTTTGGAGTACATCCCAGGCCTCGAATCAGATGAAGAATAG
- the LOC127810607 gene encoding peptidyl-prolyl cis-trans isomerase FKBP16-3, chloroplastic isoform X1 has translation MASSSLLLPLVGSTFSKCFATNNHILCGNKIGAIVPQCRGSEPKARAPKIPKYADLTFIKRRDAIGLGFGVSSLFINLFDAEGAGLPPEEKPRLCDDTCEKELENVPMVTTESGLQYKDIKVGQGPTPPVGFQVAANYVAMVPSGQIFDSSLEKGLPYLFRVGSGQVIKGLDEGILGMKIGGKRRLYIPGPLAFPKGLTSAPGRPRVPPSSPVIFDVSLEYIPGLESDEE, from the exons ATGGCTTCTTCATCTCTACTGCTTCCACTTGTTG GTTCAACATTTTCTAAATGTTTTGCAACCAACAACCATATCCTTTGTGGAAACAAAATCGGGGCTATTGTACCTCAATGCAGAGGTTCGGAACCTAAAGCGAGAGCTCCAAAGATTCCCAAATATGCAGACTTGACCTTCATCAAGCGCAGGGATGCGATTGGGTTGGGATTCGGTGTTTCTAGCCTCTTCATTAATTTGTTTGATGCTGAAGGAGCTGGATTGCCTCCAGAAGAAAAGCCAAGACTATGTGATGATACTTGTGAGAAAGAGCTTGAAAAT GTACCAATGGTGACTACAGAATCTGGATTGCAGTACAAGGATATTAAAGTTGGTCAAGGCCCGACTCCCCCAGTTGGTTTTCAG GTAGCTGCAAATTATGTTGCCATGGTTCCATCTGGACAAATATTTGATAG TTCACTGGAGAAAGGTCTGCCTTATCTCTTCCGTGTTGGCTCTGGTCAG GTGATCAAGGGACTTGATGAAGGGATACTGGGCATGAAAATTGGAGGAAAACGCCGACTCTACATTCCTGGGCCA TTGGCATTCCCAAAAGGGCTTACTTCAGCTCCCGGACGACCAAGAGTGCCTCCCAGCAGCCCAGTTATTTTCGATGTGAGTTTGGAGTACATCCCAGGCCTCGAATCAGATGAAGAATAG